TCAGCGTCGACTACAACTGGATGCCGTTCATCGGGGACGCAATGGGCGGAGTGACCACGACCACCCTGACCGGCTCGGCGACGATGCGGCTCGAAGCCGAGCCGAGCGAGTACAGCGAAGGCTGCTCGTGAGAAACAGGGGAATCGAGGCTTCGATGTTGGGCTCTGAGCACGGGGCGGCGCTGGTGATGGCGGTCATCTGGCTGCCGGTCCTGCTTCTGATCGTCGTCCTGGTGGTCGACGTAGGCAACTGGTTCACCCACCGCCGCCACCTCCAGACGCAAGCGGACGCCGCCGCGCTGGCGGCCGCGGGGGACTTCACGCTCCCTTGCAACGACACCCCCATCGAGCAGACGGCGCGCTTCTACTCCGGCGACGAGACAGCGGGCTTCAACCACCAGCTCGGCGGTACCCCGCCCGACGAGACGCACATGGAGCTCAACTCCGACACCTGGTTCAACCAGGAGAGCCCGGTCGACGACACCGCACCGAACGGGACGCCGTGCGCGACGAAGGTGATCGACGTGAAGATGACCGAGACCGACCTGCCGCTCTTCTTCCAGGTCGCGGGCCTGTTCTCGAACGTGGACTTCATCAACACCCAGGCCCGGGTCGAGATCCGTGAACGCGAGCGCTTCAACAAAACGCTCCCCGTGGGGGTTCCCGACACCAATCCGCAGGTCGGCCGGGTGACGTTCATTGACGAGGCGACGGGGGCGGTGCTCGGCAGCCGACCGATCACCCGCAACGGCTCTCAGAACGGCCTCGCCATCTGGGACAACTCCTCCAGCCCGTTCCCGCTCACCGTGGACCGCGACCGGATCGGCGTGCGGGTGGCCTTCGGAGGCGCGACCTCCACGACCTGTGGCCAGCCCCTGGTGGAGTGCTACGACGCCGGCTCTGCAAACGGGATCCTCCTCGCCCGCGGCTATTCGATGGCCGGCTCAGGCACCCAGCCCAACGCCCCTCTGGCGCGCAACGTCTACCTGACTCCGGGCACCTGCACGGACCCCTATTTCCACGACGCGACCACCAGCTGCACGATCGGCGTCCACGCGGAGGTCGACTTCGGGCCCTGCAACACACTGATTGCGAATGTCGCTCCGAAGCTGACCGCGAGGGTCGGCGGCAACTCCTATCCGATGACGCTACAGAGCTGTCAGGCCGGAACCAGCAAGAGCGTCTGGGAGACCAACGGCGCCCCGGCCGCGATCAACCCGGAGGTCGGCCCGGTTTCCGTCTGGCTCGACTGGGAGGAGACCAAAGGCAACCAGGGCGGCAACGCCTGCAGGACCCAGGGCAACAACAGGTGCACGGGCAGCTTCGGATCGTCGGCCGCGCCGCTCATGCGTAGCTTCGCCGCCTCGAGCTCGCGCAGCGGGCCGATCCACTTCGCACAGCTCTGGGAGGGTGGCTCGGGCTGGGCGAACTCGTTCGAGCGCTGCTCGGCCGTGCAGACCTCCTGCACCCACAACGTGGTCGCCAAGATCGGCATCAAGCAAAACCTCCAGGACAACGCGGACAGCGTCAACGACCCGGTAGTCGAGCTGCGGTTCGCCGCCGGGAGCGGCAGCCAGAACCAGGCCCTCGACTGCGATCCGGCGGTCTCCAACCTCGAAAACGAGATCGCCACCGGCTGCGCGCCGGAGTACGAGCGCAACCAAGGCACAGCGTGCCCGAGCACGCGGGGCGCACTGTGGGCGAGCACTCAGCCCTGGGACTGCGTAGCAGTCGAAACGGGCGACAAGACCGGACAGATCAAAAAGGGGATGAACCTGCGGATCCATGGCTCCCAGAACCCTTCGAGCTGCGTCAGCCCCAACAACTGGTCCAGCTTCCCCGACTTCGACGAGGACGACCCGCGGATCGTGCCGGTGTTCATCACCCCGTTCGGAACTTTCCAGTCAAGCGGCCAGGAGAACGTGCCGGTCACGGGCTTCGGGACCTTCTATGTCACCGGCTGGGACGGCTCGAAATCGACCTGTCCCACAGACGACCTGGCGCCCTCCAAATCGGTCGTCGGCCACTTCATCAAGTACGTGCAAAGCCTGAACGACGGCTCCGCCGGAGGCGAGCTCTGCAATTTCGACGAGCTGGCCTCCTGTGTGGCGGTCCTGACCAGATGAGAAACAGCAAGGAAAGGGAGAACCCATGCCAACCAGCACACCGGAACTGACCCCGAAGAAGAAGACGCCGGCGCCAGCCGGGTCGAAGAGGTTCGCACTCTCGACTCGCCCGGGCACTTTTGCCCTGGCGGCCGTGGCGGCCCTGGCGGCGCTCGGGGTGCTGCTCGTGTTCATGAGCAACTACCGCGACAGCGTCCGCTCGGGCGCGGACCAGGTCCGGGTCCTGGTTGCAAACCGCGCGATCGACCAGGGCACCTCCGGCGACGTGATCGCGGAGGCCAAGCTGTTCAACGCGACCGACGTCAGCGAGGTCGATGCCTCCGAGGGCGCATTCGCCGATCCGTCCGCGCTTCGTGGCCTGGTCGCGAATGAGGCCATCTACGAGGGCGAGCAGCTCACGTCCGACAGCTTCAGCTCCGGCGCCGACCCGATCGCCGGCCGGCTCGAGGGCGTCCAGCGTGCACTCTCGATCCCGGTGTCGAAGGCCGAAGGGAACATCGGCCAGCTCCAGACGGGCTCGCGCATCGACGTCCTCGGCGGCTTCAACGCGGAGCAGTCGGGCGGTCGCACGCGGCCTGTGATGGACGTGCTCGCGCGCAACGTGCTCGTCCTCAAGGTGGAGGAGTCGTCAAGTTCGACGCAGAACAGCGATGACCACCAGGTCGTGGTGCGGGTCACCGACGTCGAGGCGAGCCGAATCGCGTTTGCGTCCGACACGGGCCAGATCTGGCTGACGATTCGCCCGCCGACGCTGGCGAAGAACTCGAAGATCAACCCGGTTCAGCTCGAGAGCCTGCTCGGGGTCGACACGATCCCGGTGGGGGGCTGACCGATGCACGAACCCGTCAAGGCAACAGTCATCCTCGACCCGGACGTCGATCGCGGCCTGGTCGAGGCAGCCATCCCGGCGGACGGCCAGGTGGCCGTCACCGGGGTGGTCGAAGGCCTGGCAGAGGCCGACCACGCGCTCCAGGACCCAACGATCGACCTGCTGGCGATCGCCTGCCACGGCGCGCCCGACGCGGTGCTCGATCTCGTCCACCAGGCAACGGCGCTGCGGTCGACTCGACCGGTCGTGGTTCTCTGCGAGGCGGCACCGGAGTACTACGTGCCCAGCCTCCTGGAGGCAGGAGCTGACGACGTGATCAAGTTGCCGGAGACGTCGGAGCGGGTCATGTTCTCGCTCGAGAAGGCGGTTGCCCGGCGTCGCGGTCGCGCAGTCGACTCGAACGGCGAGCTGTCGCCGATGATCTGCGTGCTCGGGCCGAAGGGCGGCACGGGCAAGACGGTCGCGGCGTCCAACCTCGCGGTCGAGTTCGCCCGGCAGGGCAGGCGGTCGGCTGTGATCGACCTGGACCTCCAGTTCGGGGACGTGGGGCTGGCTCTCGGGCTTGCGCCTGAGCGGACCCTCTACGACCTCGCCACCTCGGGCGGAGGGCTCGATGCGGAGAAGCTCGATGCCTATCTCTCGACCCACCAGTCGGGGGCGCAGGCACTGCTCGCGCCGCTGCGTCCCGACCAGGCGAGCGTGGTCACGAATGACCTGCTGCGCGAGGTCTACGGGGTGTTGCGGGCGACCCACGACTTCGTAATCGTGGACTCGCCGCCGGACTTCACCCCGGCGGTGATCGCCGCCGTCGACGCCTCCTCGCACGTCTGCATGGTGGGGATGCTCGACACCCTGGCGCTCAAGAACACCAAGCTCGGGCTGGAGACGCTCGAGCTGATGGGGTACGACCGCGAGTCTGTCTCGCTGGTGCTGAACCGCGCCAACAGCCAGATCGGCCTGAACCACTCCGACGTCGAAGCGATCGTGGGCCGCAAGCCCGACGTTCTCGTGCCGAGCGACAGGGACGTCCCCCGCTCACTCAGCGAGGGCGTGCCGGTCGTCCAGGGCAGGAGCCGGTCGCCGGTCGCCGGCGCGTTCCGCGAGCTGGCCGGGCTCTACCTGCGTGCCGCCGACGTCAACGGCAACGGCGGGGTGCCGGCGGGGAACGGCCGCCGCCGCCGCGGCATGCGCGTCTGGAGGGCCGGCTGATGCAGTTGCACGAGCGCCTCGCGACGAATTCAGCCCGGCCGCCGGTCGGTCACGTCGACCCGTTCGCCGAGCTCAAGAACCGCCTCCATCAGACGGTGATCGCGGACCTCGGGCGTGTCCTGTTCGAGACCGAGATCGAGCCCGAGGACATGCGGCGCCGGGTGCGCGCCGAGGTGCGCGGCTTGCTCGAGCAGGAGCACGGGGTGGCGCGCGCCGACCGCGATCGTCTGCTGGACGAGATCACTGACGACGCCGTCGGGCACGGGCCGCTGGAGAAGCTCCTCGCCGACGACTCGGTGACGGAGATCATGGTCAACGGCGCTCACGACGTGTGGGTCGAGCGCCACGGGCGCCTCTTCGAGACGCCGGTGCGGTTCATCGACGACTCCCACGTACGCCGGATCATCAACAAGATCGTGGCGCAGGTGGGGCGGCGAATCGACGAGTCGTCGCCGATGGTGGATGCGCGCCTGCCGGACGGCAGCCGCGTCAACGCGGTCATCTCACCGCTCTCGCTCTCGGGCCCGCTGGTCACGATCCGCAAGTTCTCGCGGCGGCGGCTGACCCTGCACGACCTGGTCAAGCTCGGGACCGTGAGTCCCGAGGTCGTGGAGTTCATCGAGCGCTGCGTCCGGGCGGAGCTCAACGTCGTCATCTCCGGCGGTACCGGAACGGGGAAGACGACGCTCCTGAACGCGATCTCGACCGCGATTCCGGATGCCGACCGGATCGTGACCATCGAGGACGCGGCCGAGCTCCGGCTCAACCAGCGTCACGTCCTGCGCCTCGAGGCGCGGCCGAAGAACATCGAGGGTCAGGGGGAGATCCCGATCCGCGAGCTGGTCCGCAACTCGCTGCGCATGCGGCCCGACAGGATCATCGTGGGCGAGGTCCGCGGGGCCGAGACCCTGGACATGCTCCAGGCGATGAACACCGGCCACGACGGCTCGCTGACCACGATCCACGCCAACTCGCCGCGTGACGCGCTGGCGCGGATCGAGACCATGGTCCTGATGTCGGGCTTCGACCTCCCGGTCCGGGCGATCCGGCAGCAGGTCTCGGCGGCATTCGAGCTGATCATCCACCTCGAGCGCCTCGAGGATGGTGGCCGCCGCGTCACCTCCATCGCCGAGGTCCAGCGGATGGAGTCCGACGTGATCACCCTGCAGGACATATTCACCTTCGAGGTCGAGGCAGTGGGCTCGGACCACACCGTGCATGGGAAGCTGGCGCCAACCGGCATTCACCCCACCTTCCACGCCAAGTTCCGCAAGCGCGGCGTGGAGCTGCCGACCCACCTGTTCGGCAACAACCGGGGGCAGGCCGATGGCGACCTAAACGCGTGGGCCAACGCCGGACGAGCGGGGAGCCGGGCCTGATGGGCAAGCGCCGCCTCGCAAGCTCGTTGCTTGCCGTCGCGGTTGCGGCGGGGCTCGCCCTTGCGCCGGCGGCGCTGGCCGACGGCCCGAGGATCAACGAGGCCGGCGGGCCGGCCTTCCCGGAGCGTGCCTACACGCTGCACGTTCCGCGCGAGGTGTCCCTCGGCCCCGACGACGTGACCGTGCGCGAGAACGGCGACGAGGTCGAGGGCCTCGGGGTGCAGTCCGCCGGGGCGGCTGCGGAGGGCGAGTTCGGGACAGTGCTCGTGATCGACGCCAGCCGCAGCATGGCCGGCAGCCCGATCGAGGAGGCGATGCGCGCCGCGCGGGCATTCTCCGACCGCCGCTCGCCCGGCCAAGAGCTGGCCGTCGTGACCTTCAACCGCAAGGTCGATGTCGCGCTGCCGCTGACGACCGATGCCGACCAGATCTCCGAGGTGCTCTCGTCTGAGCCGAAGCTCGGGCCGTCCACACACGTTCAGGATGCGGTGGCGGCGGCGGTGCGGATGCTCGGCCAGGCCGGGGTCACCGCCGGATCGGTGGTCCTGCTATCCGACGGCGCCGACACCGGGAGCGCCGCCTCGCTCGCCGACGTGACCGCTTTGGCCAGGGGGGCCGGCGTGCGTGTGTTCGCGGTCGGGCTTCGCTCCAAGGACTTCAACCCCAGGGCGCTCCGCAGGCTGGCGATCGACGGCGCGTTCGCGAACACCGCCAGGCCCCGCGAGCTGGCGCCGATCTTCGAGCGCTTCGGGGACATTCTGGCCAGTGACTACCTGCTTCGCTACCACTCCGCTGGGGAGCCCGGCGAGGCGCTCACGGTCGAGGTCCAGGTCGCCGGCGTCCCCGGCGTCGCGCAGGACCGCTACGTGATCCCGACACCCCCGGCCGACAAGGCGAAGCCAGCCCAGGAGGGCGGCTTCTGGAAGGCGACCGGGACGATGCTGGCAGCAATCGCGATCGCCGCCGCGCTGTTCGGCGTCTCGCTCTTCGTGCTCGCGCGGCCGCAGCGTGAAGCCGTGCGAGATCGGCTGGCCCGCTTCGTGCCGGTCCGCGGCATCTCGGACGACCCCCGTGCAGGTTCTGACGGAGAGGCGCCCAGGGGGCCGCGCGCCGCGGCGGAGGGCTTCCTCGACGGCCAGCGCTGGTGGGAGCGCTTCAAGGAGGAGCTCGACGTCGCCCGGATCCAGACGCCCGCGATCCACATCGTTGCCGCGACCGCGCTCGCGACCTTCGTGGTCATGCTGGCGATCGCGTTGGGAATCGGCTCGGTGACGCTGTCGCCCCTTGGGCTCCTCGTGATCCCGGCCGTGCGCTTGGTGATCAACCGCAAGCTCCGGCACCAGCGACACGAGTTCGCGGAGCAGCTCGCCGACAACCTTCAGATCGTCGCCTCGGCGCTTCGCGCCGGGCAGAGCATGGTCGGCGCGATCTCGGTCGTGATCGACGAGGCTCCCGAGCCTTCGCGCTCGGAGTTCCGCCGCATCGTCAACGACGAGCGGCTCGGCGTGCCGCTCGAGGACGCTGTCCGCGACGTGGCGCGCAGGATGGACAACCGAGACCTGGAGCAGGTCGCCCTGGTGGCGATCATCCAGCGCGAGACGGGCGGCAACACGGCGGAGGTGCTCGACCGCGTGGTCGACACGGTCCGTGAGCGGGGCACACTGCGGCGCCTGATGGAGACCCTGACCGCGCAGGGGCGACTCTCCCAGATCGTGGTCTCGGTGCTGCCGTTCGCGCTCGTCGCCGTGATCACAGTGGTCAACGCCGACTACATGGATCCTCTCTTCCACACGAGTACGGGGCAGGTCCTGCTTCTGGTAGGCGTCGGGCTCTCGCTGCTCGGCTCGCTTTTGATCAATCGGATCGTGGACGTAAGCGACTAGGGGGTTGATAGTGATCCTGATGCTGATAATCGGACTGGTTCTGGTCGGCGCCACGGTGGCACTCGCCGCCCGCGCGATAACGCTGCCACGGCTCCGCGCCGAGGAACGGGTCGGTGAGATCAGCTC
This DNA window, taken from Solirubrobacterales bacterium, encodes the following:
- a CDS encoding pilus assembly protein TadG-related protein, with protein sequence MRNRGIEASMLGSEHGAALVMAVIWLPVLLLIVVLVVDVGNWFTHRRHLQTQADAAALAAAGDFTLPCNDTPIEQTARFYSGDETAGFNHQLGGTPPDETHMELNSDTWFNQESPVDDTAPNGTPCATKVIDVKMTETDLPLFFQVAGLFSNVDFINTQARVEIRERERFNKTLPVGVPDTNPQVGRVTFIDEATGAVLGSRPITRNGSQNGLAIWDNSSSPFPLTVDRDRIGVRVAFGGATSTTCGQPLVECYDAGSANGILLARGYSMAGSGTQPNAPLARNVYLTPGTCTDPYFHDATTSCTIGVHAEVDFGPCNTLIANVAPKLTARVGGNSYPMTLQSCQAGTSKSVWETNGAPAAINPEVGPVSVWLDWEETKGNQGGNACRTQGNNRCTGSFGSSAAPLMRSFAASSSRSGPIHFAQLWEGGSGWANSFERCSAVQTSCTHNVVAKIGIKQNLQDNADSVNDPVVELRFAAGSGSQNQALDCDPAVSNLENEIATGCAPEYERNQGTACPSTRGALWASTQPWDCVAVETGDKTGQIKKGMNLRIHGSQNPSSCVSPNNWSSFPDFDEDDPRIVPVFITPFGTFQSSGQENVPVTGFGTFYVTGWDGSKSTCPTDDLAPSKSVVGHFIKYVQSLNDGSAGGELCNFDELASCVAVLTR
- the cpaB gene encoding Flp pilus assembly protein CpaB, which translates into the protein MPTSTPELTPKKKTPAPAGSKRFALSTRPGTFALAAVAALAALGVLLVFMSNYRDSVRSGADQVRVLVANRAIDQGTSGDVIAEAKLFNATDVSEVDASEGAFADPSALRGLVANEAIYEGEQLTSDSFSSGADPIAGRLEGVQRALSIPVSKAEGNIGQLQTGSRIDVLGGFNAEQSGGRTRPVMDVLARNVLVLKVEESSSSTQNSDDHQVVVRVTDVEASRIAFASDTGQIWLTIRPPTLAKNSKINPVQLESLLGVDTIPVGG
- a CDS encoding AAA family ATPase: MHEPVKATVILDPDVDRGLVEAAIPADGQVAVTGVVEGLAEADHALQDPTIDLLAIACHGAPDAVLDLVHQATALRSTRPVVVLCEAAPEYYVPSLLEAGADDVIKLPETSERVMFSLEKAVARRRGRAVDSNGELSPMICVLGPKGGTGKTVAASNLAVEFARQGRRSAVIDLDLQFGDVGLALGLAPERTLYDLATSGGGLDAEKLDAYLSTHQSGAQALLAPLRPDQASVVTNDLLREVYGVLRATHDFVIVDSPPDFTPAVIAAVDASSHVCMVGMLDTLALKNTKLGLETLELMGYDRESVSLVLNRANSQIGLNHSDVEAIVGRKPDVLVPSDRDVPRSLSEGVPVVQGRSRSPVAGAFRELAGLYLRAADVNGNGGVPAGNGRRRRGMRVWRAG
- a CDS encoding CpaF family protein — translated: MQLHERLATNSARPPVGHVDPFAELKNRLHQTVIADLGRVLFETEIEPEDMRRRVRAEVRGLLEQEHGVARADRDRLLDEITDDAVGHGPLEKLLADDSVTEIMVNGAHDVWVERHGRLFETPVRFIDDSHVRRIINKIVAQVGRRIDESSPMVDARLPDGSRVNAVISPLSLSGPLVTIRKFSRRRLTLHDLVKLGTVSPEVVEFIERCVRAELNVVISGGTGTGKTTLLNAISTAIPDADRIVTIEDAAELRLNQRHVLRLEARPKNIEGQGEIPIRELVRNSLRMRPDRIIVGEVRGAETLDMLQAMNTGHDGSLTTIHANSPRDALARIETMVLMSGFDLPVRAIRQQVSAAFELIIHLERLEDGGRRVTSIAEVQRMESDVITLQDIFTFEVEAVGSDHTVHGKLAPTGIHPTFHAKFRKRGVELPTHLFGNNRGQADGDLNAWANAGRAGSRA
- a CDS encoding type II secretion system F family protein codes for the protein MGKRRLASSLLAVAVAAGLALAPAALADGPRINEAGGPAFPERAYTLHVPREVSLGPDDVTVRENGDEVEGLGVQSAGAAAEGEFGTVLVIDASRSMAGSPIEEAMRAARAFSDRRSPGQELAVVTFNRKVDVALPLTTDADQISEVLSSEPKLGPSTHVQDAVAAAVRMLGQAGVTAGSVVLLSDGADTGSAASLADVTALARGAGVRVFAVGLRSKDFNPRALRRLAIDGAFANTARPRELAPIFERFGDILASDYLLRYHSAGEPGEALTVEVQVAGVPGVAQDRYVIPTPPADKAKPAQEGGFWKATGTMLAAIAIAAALFGVSLFVLARPQREAVRDRLARFVPVRGISDDPRAGSDGEAPRGPRAAAEGFLDGQRWWERFKEELDVARIQTPAIHIVAATALATFVVMLAIALGIGSVTLSPLGLLVIPAVRLVINRKLRHQRHEFAEQLADNLQIVASALRAGQSMVGAISVVIDEAPEPSRSEFRRIVNDERLGVPLEDAVRDVARRMDNRDLEQVALVAIIQRETGGNTAEVLDRVVDTVRERGTLRRLMETLTAQGRLSQIVVSVLPFALVAVITVVNADYMDPLFHTSTGQVLLLVGVGLSLLGSLLINRIVDVSD